A single window of Scomber scombrus chromosome 12, fScoSco1.1, whole genome shotgun sequence DNA harbors:
- the mdh1ab gene encoding malate dehydrogenase 1Ab, NAD (soluble), protein MAEPIRVLVTGAAGQIAYSLLFSIAKGDVFGKDQPIILILLDISPMLPVLEGVVMELQDCALPLLNDIIPTDKEEVGFKDLDAAILVGSMPRKDGMERKDLLKANVAIFKSQGAALEKYAKKTVKVLVVGNPANTNCLIAAKSAPSIPKENFSCLTRLDHNRARSQVAMRCGVPATQVKNVIIWGNHSSTQYPDVHHCMVNMSGSEQACFEAVKDDAWLKGEFIATVQQRGAAVIKARKLSSAMSAAKAICDHMRDIWTGTPDGEFTSMGVYSSGNSYGVPEDLIYSFPVQIKNKSWKIVDGLAINDFSRSKMDATATELIEERDTAVTFLGV, encoded by the exons ATG GCTGAGCCTATTAGAGTTCTGGTGACTGGCGCTGCTGGGCAGATTGCCTATTCCCTGTTGTTCAGCATTGCCAAGGGAGATGTCTTTGGCAAAGATCAG CCAATCATCCTGATCCTTTTGGACATTTCACCCATGCTGCCAGTCCTGGAAGGTGTTGTCATGGAGCTGCAAGACTGTGCCCTCCCACTTCTGAATG ACATTATTCCCACCGACAAGGAGGAGGTGGGCTTCAAGGACCTGGATGCAGCCATCTTGGTGGGCTCCATGCCCAGGAAGGATGGCATGGAGAGGAAGGACCTGCTCAAAGCCAACGTGGCCATCTTTAAGAGCCAGGGAGCTGCCCTGGAGAAGTATGCCAAGAAGACCGTCAAG GTTCTGGTTGTGGGAAACCCTGCCAACACCAACTGTCTGATTGCGGCCAAGTCCGCTCCCTCCATTCCCAAGGAGAACTTCTCCTGCCTCACCCGTCTGGACCACAACAGGGCTCGCTCtcag GTGGCGATGCGCTGTGGCGTTCCTGCCACCCAAGTGAAGAACGTGATCATCTGGGGCAATCACTCATCCACCCAGTACCCAGATGTGCACCACTGCATGGTCAACATGTCTGGCAGCGAGCAGGCCTGCTTTGAAGCAGTGAAGGATGATGCCTGGCTCAAAGGAGAGTTCATCGCT acagtgcagcagagaggcgcAGCAGTCATTAAGGCCAGGAAGCTGTCCAGCGCCATGTCTGCAGCCAAGGCCATCTGTGACCACATGAGAGACATCTGGACCGGCACCCCTGAT GGTGAATTTACCTCCATGGGTGTTTACTCCTCTGGCAACTCCTATGGAGTCCCAGAAGACCTCATCTACTCATTCCCTGTCCAGATCAAG AACAAGAGCTGGAAGATTGTTGATGGCCTGGCCATCAATGACTTTTCCAGATCCAAGATGGATGCGACAGCCACAGAGCtgatagaggagagagacacagctGTGACTTTCCTGGGAGTATGA